The Bradyrhizobium betae genomic interval GGCCCCAGCCACCTGACATTGTCCATCCGCGCAACAGGTTGCCGTGGCTCTGCTTTCTCCGGTCGCCGGTTTGAACCTGTTCCTGATAGAGTGCACCAATATCTAAGAGTGATTCCGGTCACACTTGCCTGGGCGATCCGCTGCTAAGCATCGGACCAGGACGGGGACCGGCAGAGCATCGGTCGAATTGGATGAGAACTCCCATGAAAAGCCTGATCGGCGCCGTTGTCGGCGCGTTCTGTGTTGCGGCCCCCGCCCTGGCGGAGACTCCGGCCGCGATCGTCGAGGACGTCCAGGGCAAGGTCGACGGCATCGCGTTCATGGATTACGTGGCGCCGGGCAAGATCATCAAGCTCGGGCCCAAGGCCAGCATCACGCTCAGCTATCTCAAATCCTGCCAGCGCGAGACCATCAGCGAAGGCGTCGTCCTGGTCGGCGCGGAGCAGAGCACGGTGCAGCTCGGCGAAGTCAAACGGGAAAAGGTGCCCTGCGATACCAACGCGGCAAAATTGTCAGAGCGCGAGGCGAACCAGAGCGCCGCGACGACCTTCCGCACGATGCGATCGGACGCCAAGGGCGCGCCGGCCAAGCTGCCGACGCTCTACGGCGTCGCGCCGCTGGTGCAAGCCAAGAGCGGCAGCACACTGGTGATCGAACGGACCGACGGCAAGGAGCCGACGATCAGCATCCCGCTCAGGAACGACGTCATGATCGGCGGCAAGTTCTACGACTTTGCCAAGGCCGGGAAGTCGCTGACGCCCGGCGGCAGCTATCTCGCCATCCTCGGCGCAAAGCGCTACGCCTTCCAGGTCGACGCCAGCGCCACGTCATCGCCGACGCCGATCGTCGGCCGGCTGCTGCGACTCGAATAGGCGGCTAGCGACGGGGCGATGCGGCGGATCGGCAGGCGGGACATCGTTGCGGCGATCCTGATTGCGCTCCTGGCGGGTGCGGCCTTCACGTCTCCGCCGCTGCAGGTGCTGCAAGGCCTCTCGCTCGACATCCTCACGGCGCTGCGCGGCAAGCTTGTCGGCGACCGCCGCGATCCCGCGACGTCGCCGGTCGTCGTAGTGGCGATCGACGGGGAGACCTACGACACACCGCCCTTCAAGGGATCGCCGACGCTGACCTGGACGCGCGAGATCGGCCGGGTGCTCGGAAGCATCACCGACGGCGGCGCCAAGGCGATCGGCTTCGACGTCATCTTTCCGAGCTCGATCGAGCAGTCGGAGATTCCCTTTGGCGACGCGCCGCTCGGCAGCCGCATGAGAGGATTCGACCGGGACTATCTGATCGCGCTGCGTCAGATTTCGGACAGCGGCAAGCTGGTGCTCGGCGAAATCCTCAGCAACGACCATCCCGACAGGCCCTACCGCGCGCAGCAACTGGCGGTGCGAACCAACATCCGTGCGCTCAATGTCCACACCGATGCGGACGACGTCATCCGGCGGATGCCGCTCGCTTTCTCCATCGACGGCAAGCCGGTGCCCGCCATGGCCGTCGAGCTCGCCGCGCGCGCGCGCGACGGAACGCCCGAGATCGCGCCGTCCGGTGCGGCCAAGCTGTCCGGATATGCGATCCCGAGCGCGGTGCCGAACACACTAACGCTCAATTTTCGAGGACTTGGCCGTGACGTTCCGACCTTTTCCTTCGCCGACCTGCGGGCCTGCGTCGAGAAAGGCGACCGCGACTTCTTCCGCCGCGCCTTCGACGGCAAGGTGGTGCTGCTCGGCAGCGTGCTGAATTTCGAGGATCGCAAGCTCACGTCGATGCGCCTCGCCGGCGGTTACGACGGAACACCAGCCCCACGATGCGTCTTGCCCGCCCCGGCGAGCGCCGCGCCGAAGGCCCGCAGCGACATCGCGGGCGTCTTCGTGCACGCCACCGCCGTGCGAAACCTGATCGAGCGCGACGTCGTGACCGAGCTCGGCTTTCCCATCCGGGCCATTCTCACGATCGTGTTTGCGGCGATCATCGCCGTTGCGGCCTGCATGCTCGCCCCTGGCGGCGCACTGATCGCCTGGCTCGCCCTCACCGCCGTGTACACGGCCATAGCCGTCGGCGCATTCGTTCAAGCCCTTGCACTGCCGCTGACGGAGCCTGCACTCGCGAGCCTGGCCGCGCTCGCGATGATGATCGGCTACCGTTTCGTGCTGGCCGATCGCGACGAACGTTTCTTGCGCAGGAGCTTTGCCTTCTATCTCGCCCCGGAAGTGATCGACACCATGGTGGCCTCGGGCAAGATGCCGGCGCTCGGCGGCGAAATGCGTAACATCACCATGTTCTTTTCCGACCTCAGCGGTTTCTCCTCCATCGCGGAGACGATGACACCGGGCGAGCTGGTGACCCTGATGAACGAATATCTCTCGGCCATGACCGATATCATCGAAGGCCATGGCGGCTATGTCGACAAATATATCGGCGATTCCATCGTCGCCATGTTCGGCGCACCGGCTGACGATCCCGCGCACGCGCGTAGCGCGGTCCGTGCGGCGCTGAAGTGCCACGAGAAGCTCGCGGAGCTCAATGCCAACAATCCCGCCTTCGCCGGCCACGGGCTGTCGCACCGCATCGGGCTCAACAGCGGCGAGGCCGTGGTCGGCAATATCGGCTCCCGCCGCCGCTTCAATTACACGGTCATGAGCGACACCGTGAACGTCGCCTCGCGGCTGGAAGGCGCCAACAAATATTACGGCACAGCGATCATGGCCTCGGAGGCGACGGTAGCGCAGACTGGCGACAGCTTCGCATGGCGCGAGCTCGACGCGATCAGGGTCTTGGGGCGCGGCGAAGCGATCAAGGTGTTCGAGCCGCTCGCCGAGAAGGGCGCGGAGAGCGCGGAGCAGAAGACGGCGGCTGCGGCATATGCGGAAGGACTGGCATGCTGGCGCGCGCGGGATTTTTCGAAGGCGGTCGATGCGTTCGAACGCGCGGCAATGAGCGATCCAGCGTCAAGTCTGTTCGCCAGGCGCGCCAAGGCGTATTCCATCAATCCGCCACCGCCGGATTGGACACCGGTCAACGCGCTCGAGGGCAAGTAGCGTCCCTTTCCTCTCGCGCTAGAACGGCAGCCCCACGTAGTTCTCCGCGAGCAGCCGCTGCGCTGTCTCGGACGAGAGCAGATAGTCCAGCTCCGTCTGCTGAAGTCTGTCTTCATACTCGGAGCGATCGGGGAAGCGATGCAGCAGCATCGTCATCCACCAGGAGAAACGCTGTGCCTTCCAGATGCGGGCGAGCGCCTTGGCGGAATAGCCCTGAAGGCCGGAATCGTCGCCGCTCTGATAGTGTGCAAGCATGGCGTGATAGAGATAATAGATGTCGGACGCAGCGCTGTTCAGCCCGCGCGCGCCGGTCGGCGGCACGATGTGGGCGGCATCGCCGGCGAGGAACAGGCGACCATAGCTCATCGGCTCGGCGACGAAGCTGCGCAGGGGCGCGATGCTCTTCTCGATCGACGGTCCCGTGACCAGGCGGCCGGCGACCTCCTCCGGCAGGCGGAGCTTCAGCTCGGCCCAGAACGCATCGTCGCTCCAGTCCTCCACCTTGTCGGTCAGCGGCACCTGGACGTAGTAGCGGCTCAACACCTGCGAACGCAGTGAACACAGCGCAAAGCCCCGCTCGTGCTTCGCGTAGATCAGTTCCGGCGAAACCGGCTTCGTGCGCGACAGCACGCCGAGCCAGCCGAACGGATAGACCTTCTCGTATTCACGCAACACGTCCTTCGGGATCGATCTGCGGCTGACGCCGTGAAAGCCGTCGGCGCCGACGATGTAGTCGCAATCAACGCGGATGTTTTGCCCGTTGGCGCGATAGGTTACATACGGCCGGTCCGACGTCAGATCATGCGGCGCCACGTCTTCCGCGTTGTGCACGACCTTGCCGCCGAACCGGTCCCGCGCCTCATAAAGGTCGCGCGTCAGCTCGGTCTGGCCGTAGACCAAGACCGAATTGCCGCCGGAATGCCTGTGCAGATCGATGTGGGACAGCACGCCGTCATGGGCGATCTCGAATCCGTTGTGGATCTCGCCTTCGCGGTCCATCCGCTCGCCGCACTGTGCCTCTCGCATCAGTTTTGCAAAACCGTGCTCGAGCACGCCGGCACGGATGCGGGCCAGCACGTGGTCGCGGCTGTATTTCTCCAGCACGACCGTGTCGATGCCCTTCAGGTGCAGGAGCTGCGACAACAACAGCCCGGACGGTCCACCACCGATGATGCAGACCTGAACTTTCATTTTTGCGTCCTCCCGTCGGGTCAGTTTTTTGCAGATGTGGTGCCGCAAACCGATGGAGGCTTTCGTCATTGTCTTGTACAATTCGAACATGAGAACCGCAGCTCCCGCCCCGGCGATCCGGGTCTACAATTTGTTCGGCGAGTCCGGCGACCTGCCCGACGTCGTGCATTGCGAGACGATCGCGGCGCGCTCGGTGCTGCACGACTGGACGCTGGCGGTGCACCGCCATGCGCGGCTGCACCAGGTGCTGCTGATCGAGCGCGGCGGCGGCGAGGCAACGCTCGATGGACGCGTGGTGCCGCTAAGGCCGATGCACATCGTCAACGTGCCGGTCAGCCATGTCCACGGCTTCCGTTTCGTGCCCGATACCCAGGGCTGGGTCCTGACCATCGCCGCGGAAATTCTGGACGAGGCACTGCTGGCCTCGGAAGGGCTGCGCGGGGCCTTGTCGCGATCGGCCGTGGTGCGCGGCACGCCGCAGATCCGAGCCACCATGAAGCAGATCTTTGCCGAGCACGCCGCGCGCGATTTCGGCCGCGCGCATGTGCTGCGCGCCTTGTCGGCGGCCATGATCGGGCTGGTGGCGCGTGCGTTGACCAGCGAGAGCGGCCGCAACGGCAAGGGGGAAAGCGGACTTTTTCGCCGCTTCGAGGCGCTGCTCGAGCAGCACCATTTGCAACGCTGGAGCGTTGCCGACTACGCAAGCGCGCTGTCGATCACACCGACCCATCTCAACCGGATCACACGCGCGGCGACCGGCGACACCGCCTCGCACCTGATCCTCAACCGGTTGATCCGCGAGGCGCGCCGCAACCTCGTCTATACCAATCTGCCTGTGTCGACCATCGCCTACACACTCGGCTTCGAGGACCCCGCCTATTTCAGCCGGGTCTATGCCGCGGCCACCGGATTATCGCCGCGCGCCTTCCGCGCGCAGCTGCATGGCGATGAGGCCTAGGGCATCAGACGTCGAAGAACACCGTCTCGTCCGCGCCCTGCAAATTGATCGTGAAGGAATACACGACCTTGCCAGCGCGCTCGCCGCGGCTCGCGATCAGTGTCTTGCGGCGCACCGCCGGTTCGACGAGGTTGAGCACGGGATCCGCGGCGTTTGCGGCCTCCTCATCCGAGAAATAGAGCCGCGTGTTGAGACCGATGTTGATGCCGCGCGCGACGATCCAGACGTTGACATGCGGCGCGCATTTGCGGCCTGCCTTGTCGATGATCGCGCCGGGCTTGATGGTGTCGAAGGTGACGAGACCGCTGTCGAAATCCGATCCCGCGCGGCCCCAGCCGCGGAAATCCTGGTCCAGCGTGCCGGCCGAACGATCGGCCGGATGGTTGTAGCGGCCGCTCGCATTGGCCTGCCAGATTTCGAGCAACACGTCGCGCAGCGGCGAGCCGGTTCCGTCGAGCACTTTGCCCTCCAGCGTGATGCGCTCGCCTTGCGTGTTCGGCGTCACCAGCACGTTGGAAAAATTCTTCTCGAAGATGTCGAATCCGGCCATGGCCGGGATCAGGCCGATGTGGACATAGGGTCCGGCGGTCTGCGAAGCGGTTTCCTTGAGGTAGTTGAGCGGCTGCGGCATGGACTTTAGTTCCCCGCGGTGCGATTTTCAAAATAGGTGGAGCGCTGGCCGCGCAGCACGATGTCGAAGCGATAGGCGAGCGAGTCGAACGGCGTCGATGCGTTGAGGTCGAGCGGCGCGACGAGACGGTCGAGCGCGTCCTTGTCCGGGATCGTCGTCAGGATCGGGCAGACCGGAATCAGAGGATCGCCCTCGAAATACATCTGCGTGATCAGACGCTGCGCAAAACTCGAGCCGAACACCGAGAAGTGGATATGGGCGGGACGCCAGCTATTGACGAAGTTGCGCCAGGGATAGGGTCCCGGCTTCACCGTGCGAAAATAATAGTAGCCGGTGTCGTCGGTCAGCGCACGGCCACAACCGCCAAAATTCGGATCGATCGGCGCCAGATACGTATCCTTCTTGTGCCGGTAACGACCGCCGGCATTGGCCTGCCAGAACTCGACCAGCGTGTTCGGCACGCCGCGGCCGGTCTCATCCAGCACACGGCCATGGACGATGATGCGCTCGCCAACGGGATCGCCGTCCTTGGCGTAGTTGCGGATCAGGTCGTTGTCGAGCGGGCCGAGATCGTTGTGGCCGAACACCGGACCGGTGATTTCCGAGACCGAGCTCTCCAGCGACAACAGCGACTGGCGCGGCGACCGCAGGACCGAGGATTTGTAACTCGGCGCATGCGCCGGCGGATGGATGGAGCGGTCGCGCTGAAAGAAACCGCCATCACCGAGCGGCGGCGTCAGGGGCTCGGGGCGGTTGAGGCGGGGATCCTGCAGGGCTGGCGCCTGAGCGTTCATCGGCGTTGTCTCTCCCTTGGCGCCCTGTCCGGGCGCGCGGCTTATCGGGAGATCATGGGCCGGCCTATTCCACAGATAAATAGATTGATTATAATACATTTCATGAAAAAAATCGATCATTTGGCTCTCGACGGTCACGCGCTGGAGCTGTTCCTGGCCGTGCTGGAGGAAGGCTCGGTCACGGCGGCCGCTACGCGGCTCGGCCTGACGCAATCGGCAGTCAGCCACGGGCTGAACAAGCTGCGGCGGATCTCCGGCGACCCGCTGTTCGCCAAATCCGGCCGCGGCATCGTCGCAACCGCCCATGCCCAGGCACTGGCCGCGAAAGCGCGCGCGCTGATCGACGAGATGCGGAGCTTTGCCGGCGGCGTCACGTTCGAGCCGGCCGGAGCGCAGCTCTCGCTCACGATCGCCGCCAATGACTTCCAACGCGATCTCTTGCTGCCACGGTTCTTCGCCCATGTCGCCACGCAGGTAAAGAGCCTGAACCTGCGGGTGATCCCCTCGCAGTCGCCCTCGCCGGCGATGCTGCGCGAAGACCGCTGCGATCTCCTGATCACGCCGCTGCCGCCGTCCGGCGCCGACATCGTGCAGAAGCGCCTGCTCAGCGATCATTACGTCTGCTACTTCGATCCCAAGGCGCGTGCGGCACCATCCGGCCGCGGCGCCTATCTCGCGGCGCGCCACGTCACCGTGGTCTACACGGACAACGAGCGGCTCGACTTCGATCTGCGGCTGGCGGCAAACGGCTTTCACCGCGACATCGCAATCTCGGTGCCGAGCTTCTCCGGCGTCCCGTCGTTCCTGCGCGGCTCGCAAATGCTCGCAAGCATGCCGAGCCTGCTCGCATCAGGCGTCATGCGCGGCTTCGCGCAAACCCGCATTCCGCTGGCCTCGCGCACCCGCACGCTGGCCGAGCTGCCGATGTTCATGGTCTGGCACCAGCGCTACCAGAAAGATCCGGCGCATCGCTGGATCAGGAACCAGCTCGAGATCATGGCGGCGACAGCCGCGGACGTCTGAGCTCTGATGCAGGATTGCGAATGCCCGTTCATGTCGGGCCTATTTGCCGCGCTGTCAGTCCTGCGCTACACATCCGATGCTGTGCAAGGGAACGCCAGCCAAAGGCGTTCGGAGAAGTCTTGTGCGGCAAAGCGTATGTCTTCTGACGGCCTATGACTCCATTCAACAACCGCTCGCAGCCTTCACCGTCCCGCGCATGCAGGATCTCGCCGACGCGCATGGTTATCAACGGCGCTCCATTCACGGCGACAATTGGAAACGCCCGCGCGGATGGATGAAGATCGAAGTGATCCGAGCCGCT includes:
- a CDS encoding adenylate/guanylate cyclase domain-containing protein yields the protein MRRIGRRDIVAAILIALLAGAAFTSPPLQVLQGLSLDILTALRGKLVGDRRDPATSPVVVVAIDGETYDTPPFKGSPTLTWTREIGRVLGSITDGGAKAIGFDVIFPSSIEQSEIPFGDAPLGSRMRGFDRDYLIALRQISDSGKLVLGEILSNDHPDRPYRAQQLAVRTNIRALNVHTDADDVIRRMPLAFSIDGKPVPAMAVELAARARDGTPEIAPSGAAKLSGYAIPSAVPNTLTLNFRGLGRDVPTFSFADLRACVEKGDRDFFRRAFDGKVVLLGSVLNFEDRKLTSMRLAGGYDGTPAPRCVLPAPASAAPKARSDIAGVFVHATAVRNLIERDVVTELGFPIRAILTIVFAAIIAVAACMLAPGGALIAWLALTAVYTAIAVGAFVQALALPLTEPALASLAALAMMIGYRFVLADRDERFLRRSFAFYLAPEVIDTMVASGKMPALGGEMRNITMFFSDLSGFSSIAETMTPGELVTLMNEYLSAMTDIIEGHGGYVDKYIGDSIVAMFGAPADDPAHARSAVRAALKCHEKLAELNANNPAFAGHGLSHRIGLNSGEAVVGNIGSRRRFNYTVMSDTVNVASRLEGANKYYGTAIMASEATVAQTGDSFAWRELDAIRVLGRGEAIKVFEPLAEKGAESAEQKTAAAAYAEGLACWRARDFSKAVDAFERAAMSDPASSLFARRAKAYSINPPPPDWTPVNALEGK
- the pobA gene encoding 4-hydroxybenzoate 3-monooxygenase, translated to MKVQVCIIGGGPSGLLLSQLLHLKGIDTVVLEKYSRDHVLARIRAGVLEHGFAKLMREAQCGERMDREGEIHNGFEIAHDGVLSHIDLHRHSGGNSVLVYGQTELTRDLYEARDRFGGKVVHNAEDVAPHDLTSDRPYVTYRANGQNIRVDCDYIVGADGFHGVSRRSIPKDVLREYEKVYPFGWLGVLSRTKPVSPELIYAKHERGFALCSLRSQVLSRYYVQVPLTDKVEDWSDDAFWAELKLRLPEEVAGRLVTGPSIEKSIAPLRSFVAEPMSYGRLFLAGDAAHIVPPTGARGLNSAASDIYYLYHAMLAHYQSGDDSGLQGYSAKALARIWKAQRFSWWMTMLLHRFPDRSEYEDRLQQTELDYLLSSETAQRLLAENYVGLPF
- a CDS encoding helix-turn-helix domain-containing protein, which translates into the protein MEAFVIVLYNSNMRTAAPAPAIRVYNLFGESGDLPDVVHCETIAARSVLHDWTLAVHRHARLHQVLLIERGGGEATLDGRVVPLRPMHIVNVPVSHVHGFRFVPDTQGWVLTIAAEILDEALLASEGLRGALSRSAVVRGTPQIRATMKQIFAEHAARDFGRAHVLRALSAAMIGLVARALTSESGRNGKGESGLFRRFEALLEQHHLQRWSVADYASALSITPTHLNRITRAATGDTASHLILNRLIREARRNLVYTNLPVSTIAYTLGFEDPAYFSRVYAAATGLSPRAFRAQLHGDEA
- the pcaG gene encoding protocatechuate 3,4-dioxygenase subunit alpha gives rise to the protein MPQPLNYLKETASQTAGPYVHIGLIPAMAGFDIFEKNFSNVLVTPNTQGERITLEGKVLDGTGSPLRDVLLEIWQANASGRYNHPADRSAGTLDQDFRGWGRAGSDFDSGLVTFDTIKPGAIIDKAGRKCAPHVNVWIVARGINIGLNTRLYFSDEEAANAADPVLNLVEPAVRRKTLIASRGERAGKVVYSFTINLQGADETVFFDV
- the pcaH gene encoding protocatechuate 3,4-dioxygenase subunit beta, producing the protein MNAQAPALQDPRLNRPEPLTPPLGDGGFFQRDRSIHPPAHAPSYKSSVLRSPRQSLLSLESSVSEITGPVFGHNDLGPLDNDLIRNYAKDGDPVGERIIVHGRVLDETGRGVPNTLVEFWQANAGGRYRHKKDTYLAPIDPNFGGCGRALTDDTGYYYFRTVKPGPYPWRNFVNSWRPAHIHFSVFGSSFAQRLITQMYFEGDPLIPVCPILTTIPDKDALDRLVAPLDLNASTPFDSLAYRFDIVLRGQRSTYFENRTAGN
- a CDS encoding LysR family transcriptional regulator, giving the protein MKKIDHLALDGHALELFLAVLEEGSVTAAATRLGLTQSAVSHGLNKLRRISGDPLFAKSGRGIVATAHAQALAAKARALIDEMRSFAGGVTFEPAGAQLSLTIAANDFQRDLLLPRFFAHVATQVKSLNLRVIPSQSPSPAMLREDRCDLLITPLPPSGADIVQKRLLSDHYVCYFDPKARAAPSGRGAYLAARHVTVVYTDNERLDFDLRLAANGFHRDIAISVPSFSGVPSFLRGSQMLASMPSLLASGVMRGFAQTRIPLASRTRTLAELPMFMVWHQRYQKDPAHRWIRNQLEIMAATAADV